One stretch of Pseudomonas sp. NC02 DNA includes these proteins:
- a CDS encoding thiamine pyrophosphate-dependent dehydrogenase E1 component subunit alpha, with amino-acid sequence MSTHLSTDQLLHAYTVMRTIRDFEERLHVEFATGEIPGFVHLYAGQEASAAGVMAHLNDEDCIASNHRGHGHCIAKGVDVFGMMAEIYGKKTGVCGGKGGSMHIADQEKGMLGANGIVGAGAPLAAGAALAAKLKGSAGVAVAFFGDGGSNEGAVFEAMNLASIMNLPCLFVAENNGYAEATGSGWSVACKDIAERAVGFGMPGVIVDGNDFFAVHAALGVAVERARSGKGPTLVEVKLSRFYGHFEGDAQTYRGPDEVKNLRETGDCLSLFRQRCTAEGWLDAAQFERIDTEVAQLIEDAVRLAKSDPKPQAADLLSDVYVAYR; translated from the coding sequence ATGTCCACTCACCTGTCCACCGATCAATTGCTCCATGCCTACACCGTGATGCGCACCATCCGTGATTTCGAAGAACGCCTGCACGTGGAATTCGCCACCGGCGAGATTCCCGGTTTCGTGCATTTGTATGCCGGCCAGGAGGCCAGCGCCGCCGGGGTCATGGCCCACCTCAACGATGAAGATTGCATCGCGTCCAACCACCGTGGCCACGGCCATTGCATCGCCAAGGGTGTGGACGTGTTCGGCATGATGGCCGAGATCTACGGCAAGAAAACCGGGGTGTGCGGCGGCAAGGGCGGCTCCATGCACATCGCCGACCAGGAGAAGGGCATGCTCGGCGCCAACGGCATTGTGGGTGCCGGGGCGCCGCTGGCAGCCGGTGCGGCGCTGGCGGCCAAGCTCAAGGGCAGCGCGGGGGTGGCGGTCGCGTTTTTCGGCGACGGCGGCTCCAACGAGGGCGCGGTGTTCGAAGCGATGAACCTGGCCTCGATCATGAACCTGCCGTGCCTGTTCGTGGCCGAGAACAACGGTTATGCCGAAGCCACCGGGTCCGGCTGGTCGGTGGCCTGCAAGGACATTGCCGAGCGCGCCGTGGGTTTTGGCATGCCGGGGGTGATTGTCGACGGCAACGACTTTTTTGCCGTGCACGCCGCCCTCGGCGTTGCGGTAGAGCGTGCCCGCAGCGGTAAAGGGCCGACGCTGGTGGAGGTCAAACTGAGCCGTTTCTACGGCCACTTCGAAGGCGATGCGCAAACCTATCGCGGCCCGGACGAAGTGAAAAACCTGCGGGAAACCGGCGACTGCCTGAGCCTGTTTCGCCAGCGCTGCACCGCCGAAGGCTGGCTCGACGCGGCTCAGTTCGAACGCATCGACACCGAAGTCGCGCAGCTGATCGAAGACGCCGTGCGCCTGGCCAAGTCCGATCCCAAACCCCAGGCCGCCGACCTGCTGAGCGATGTCTACGTCGCCTACCGCTAA
- a CDS encoding alpha-ketoacid dehydrogenase subunit beta, with product MARKISYQQAINEALAQEMRRDQSVFIIGQDVSGGTGSPGEQDAWGGVLGVTKGLYPEFPDRVLDAPLSEVGYVGMAVGAATRGMRPVCELMFVDFIGCCLDQLLNQAAKFRYMFGGKTTTPLVVRAMYGAGLRAAAQHSQMLTSMWTHIPGLKVVCPATPYDAKGMLIQAIRDNDPVIFLEHKMLYSLQGEVPEELYTVPFGEANYVREGNDVTLVTYGRMVHIALEAAANLARQGIDCEVLDLRTTSPLDEDSILESVEKTGRLVVIDESNPRCSIATDISALVAQRAFGFLRAPIEMVTAPHTPVPFSDALEDLYIPNAAKIEAAVLKIADKRNAA from the coding sequence ATGGCTAGAAAAATCAGCTATCAGCAGGCAATCAACGAAGCCCTGGCCCAGGAAATGCGCCGCGACCAGAGCGTGTTCATCATCGGCCAGGACGTGTCCGGCGGCACCGGTTCGCCCGGTGAACAGGACGCCTGGGGTGGCGTGCTCGGCGTCACCAAGGGGCTGTATCCGGAGTTCCCCGACCGCGTGCTCGACGCGCCACTTTCCGAGGTCGGTTATGTGGGCATGGCCGTCGGTGCAGCCACCCGTGGCATGCGCCCGGTGTGCGAGTTGATGTTCGTCGACTTTATCGGCTGCTGCCTCGACCAGTTGCTCAACCAGGCGGCGAAGTTTCGCTATATGTTCGGTGGCAAGACCACCACGCCGCTGGTGGTGCGCGCCATGTACGGCGCCGGCCTGCGTGCGGCGGCCCAGCATTCGCAGATGCTCACCTCGATGTGGACGCATATTCCCGGGCTCAAGGTGGTGTGCCCGGCCACGCCCTATGACGCCAAGGGCATGCTGATCCAGGCGATCCGCGACAACGACCCGGTGATTTTCCTCGAACACAAAATGCTCTACAGCCTCCAGGGCGAAGTGCCGGAAGAGCTGTACACCGTGCCGTTCGGCGAAGCCAACTACGTGCGTGAAGGCAACGATGTAACCCTGGTGACCTACGGGCGCATGGTGCACATCGCCCTGGAAGCCGCCGCCAATCTGGCGCGCCAGGGTATCGACTGCGAAGTGTTGGACCTGCGCACCACCAGCCCGCTGGACGAAGACAGCATCCTTGAAAGCGTGGAGAAAACCGGGCGCCTGGTGGTGATCGACGAGTCCAACCCACGCTGCTCGATTGCCACGGACATCAGTGCATTGGTGGCGCAACGGGCGTTCGGCTTCCTGCGCGCGCCGATCGAAATGGTCACCGCGCCTCACACGCCAGTGCCGTTCTCCGATGCCCTGGAGGACCTGTACATCCCCAACGCGGCGAAGATCGAAGCTGCGGTGCTGAAGATTGCCGACAAGAGGAATGCCGCATGA
- a CDS encoding acetoin dehydrogenase dihydrolipoyllysine-residue acetyltransferase subunit, producing MIHTLTMPKWGLSMTEGRVDVWLKQPGDPVEKGEEVLDVETDKISSSVEAPFSGVLRRVLAQSDETLPVGALLAIVVEGEASEAEIDGVIEAFQAGFVSSAAEAEASGPSAQKVEVGGRLLRYLDLGEGGTPLVLVHGFGGDLNNWLFNHPVLAAERRVIALDLPGHGESGKYLQTGELEELSQAVLALLDYLKVDRVHLAGHSMGGLVSLNLARVAPQRVASLTLIASAGLGTQINSDYLQGFIDASNRNALKPQLVQLFSDPALVTRQMLEDMLKFKRLEGVEQALRQITGALFSGGRQLVDLRNVVGQQPSLVIWGSEDAIIPASHAQGLEAQVEILPGQGHMVQLEAAERVNQLMLAFLRT from the coding sequence ATGATCCATACACTGACCATGCCCAAGTGGGGGCTGTCGATGACCGAGGGCCGGGTTGATGTCTGGCTCAAGCAGCCGGGCGACCCGGTGGAGAAGGGTGAAGAAGTGCTGGATGTCGAGACCGACAAGATTTCCAGCAGTGTCGAGGCACCCTTCAGCGGGGTGCTGCGGCGGGTGTTGGCCCAGAGCGATGAGACCTTGCCCGTGGGGGCATTGCTGGCAATCGTGGTGGAAGGCGAGGCCAGCGAGGCCGAGATTGATGGGGTGATCGAGGCGTTCCAGGCGGGGTTCGTTTCCAGTGCCGCCGAGGCTGAAGCCAGCGGGCCATCGGCACAGAAGGTCGAGGTGGGCGGGCGCCTGCTGCGCTATCTGGACCTCGGGGAGGGCGGCACACCGCTGGTGCTGGTGCACGGCTTTGGTGGCGACCTGAATAACTGGCTGTTCAATCACCCGGTGCTCGCGGCTGAGCGGCGGGTGATCGCCCTGGATTTGCCGGGGCATGGCGAGTCGGGCAAGTACCTGCAAACGGGCGAGCTTGAGGAGCTGAGCCAGGCGGTATTGGCACTGCTGGATTATCTGAAGGTTGACCGGGTACACCTCGCCGGGCATTCCATGGGCGGGCTGGTTTCCCTGAACCTCGCGCGGGTGGCACCGCAGCGTGTGGCGTCGTTGACCCTGATCGCCAGCGCTGGGTTGGGTACGCAGATCAACAGTGACTACCTGCAAGGTTTTATCGACGCGAGCAATCGCAATGCACTCAAGCCGCAACTGGTTCAACTGTTCAGCGATCCGGCGCTGGTGACTCGGCAGATGCTGGAAGACATGCTCAAGTTCAAGCGCCTGGAGGGTGTGGAGCAGGCGTTGCGGCAGATCACCGGGGCGTTGTTCAGCGGTGGTCGGCAGTTGGTGGATCTACGCAACGTTGTCGGGCAGCAGCCGAGCCTGGTGATCTGGGGCAGTGAGGACGCAATCATTCCGGCGAGCCATGCCCAGGGGTTGGAGGCTCAGGTGGAGATACTGCCGGGGCAGGGGCATATGGTGCAGTTGGAGGCGGCGGAGCGGGTGAATCAGTTGATGCTGGCGTTTCTTCGGACCTGA